From the genome of Neodiprion pinetum isolate iyNeoPine1 chromosome 3, iyNeoPine1.2, whole genome shotgun sequence, one region includes:
- the LOC124213663 gene encoding major royal jelly protein 1, with the protein MDISIWFVSAVVLLTSVAGNAGATGLEIVYQWKYLDWVPPSVQLVGNNFTLGNAFTQDVDIDRKGRVFVTSPKWPEGVPIVLSTITDVNGPGGPLLEPYPDWTWHRFTDCNSIVTAYRIAIDEYNRLWVTDIGRIGAERVCPTKILVFDLFTDQLIHKYVIPDEHTLNGAAALVTPIVDIGDSPIDTFLYMADVDANGIVVYDFKSDYSWRINNTQNNAFGPDDEAMEITIVDDTFNLTDGTLGMSLSPKGFWSTRYLYFNSLASYYQKFTDTDSLKRAQYEEPIIFQSKKRRQSQAGPQATSRRGILFFQLVQHTALACWNIEKPFKPENVVVLAQDEVALQYISGIKVIVNHIGEEEVWFNTNRLQKTINNNRNPAETNYRIIKGKVDDLVRGTNCESSGPHTNYLDISSWRRI; encoded by the exons ATGGATATCAGTATTTGGTTTGTCTCGGCAGTTGTACTGCTGACATCGGTGGCAGGAAACGCCGGAGCAACGGGGTTGGAAATCGTTTATCAATGGAAATACCTGGACTGGGTACCGCCGAGtgttcaattggtcgggaatAACTTCACACTTGGAAACGCGTTTACCCAAGATGTCGACATCGATAGGAAGGGTCGTGTGTTTGTGACAAGTCCAAAGTGGCCGGAAGGTGTGCCAATAGTATTGTCAACTATCaccgacgtgaacggaccagGAGGTCCTCTGCTGGAACCTTATCCCGATTGGACGTGGCACAGATTCACCGACTGTAACAGTATTGTCACGGCTTACAGAATCGCG ATCGATGAGTACAATCGACTGTGGGTGACAGACATCGGTAGAATCGGTGCGGAACGAGTATGCCCAACCAAGATCCTCGTGTTCGATCTGTTTACTGATCAGCTGATACACAAGTACGTGATCCCAGATGAACATACGTTGAATGGAGCTGCAGCTCTTGTGACGCCCATTGTTGACATCGGAGATAGTCCCATCGATACTTTTCTGTACATGGCGGATGTAGATGCAAATGGGATTGTGGTTTATGATTTCAAAAGCGATTATTCCTGGAGAATCAACAACACCCAAAATAATGCATTCGGCCCGGATGACGAGGCTATGGAGATAACTATCGTTGATGATACTTTCAATTTGACTGACGGCACTTTGGGTATGTCACTATCACCTAAGGGATTTTGGAGCACCAG atACCTTTACTTCAATTCATTGGCAAGCTACTATCAAAAGTTTACGGATACGGATTCATTGAAACGAGCACAATACGAGGAAcctatcatttttcaatcgaagAAACGGCGCCAAAGCCAAGCCGGTCCTCAGGCGACCTCGAGGAGAGGAATTTTATTCTTCCAGCTTGTACAACACACGGCACTCGCCTGCTGGAACATAGAGAAACCGTTCAAACCAGAGAACGTAGTTGTTTTAGCCCAGGACGAAGTGGCCTTGCAGTATATAAGCGGCATCAAGGTTATTGTCAACCACATTGGCGAAGAGGAGGTCTGGTTCAACACGAACAGGCTTCAAAAAACGATAAACAACAATCGTAACCCTGCCGAGACGAATTACAGAATAATAAAAGGAAAAGTTGACGACCTCGTCAGAGGTACGAATTGCGAATCGTCCGGTCCCCACACAAATTACCTGGATATATCATCTTGGCGTCGCATTTAA